In Candidatus Poribacteria bacterium, the genomic window CTTAAACTTGTAGGCACAATCTCGCCTGAAGACCTTGAAATCATGAAACAGGCAATTGAAGAAGGGTGTGAACAGATTGATGAATCTGAGTGGTAAATATCTGCTTGATACCAACGTTGTCATTGCATTGTTTGCTGGTGATCTGATGGTCCAAGAGAAAGTGAGAAATGCAGAGTACATCGTAGCAGCTCCGCCTGTAATCGGTGAGCTCTGTTTTGGTGCACAGAAATCTAACAAAGTCACGGAGAATCTGCATAAAATTGACATATTCGTGCAACAAAGTATCGTTTTCCCTTGTGATTTAGAGACAGCACAATGGTACGGAATCATCAAAGACAGGTTGCGTCGGAAGGGCCGCCCTATCCCGAACAATGATATCTGGATCGCAGCAATTGCTTTACAATATGACTTGATTCTTGTCACACGAGACTCACATTTTGATGAAGTAGAATCTCTACAGACAGAATACTGGTAACTTCTACACCAACAACAGATACGGGTCTTGAATATAACTGGAGACTGTTTGTAGGAACTGCGCTGCAGGGGCACCATCTATCACACGATGGTCGAACGTCAAACTCAAGGTCAGCATGCTCCGAACAACAATCTCATCGTCGTGAACGACTGGCTTCTTCAGAATCCGTCCCACCCCAAGAATAGCACTTTCCGGTGGATTGATGATAGGCGTGAACGCATCAACCCCGAAATTCCCAAGATTCGTAATGGTAAAGGTCCCACCCTGAAGTTCACTCGGTGTCAGTTGATTACTGCGTGCCCGCTCTGCGAAATCTCTCACCTGTTCAGAAATTTCAGATAACCGCTCCGTGTCGGCATTTCTGACGACAGGGACTACCAACCCATCGTCCAATGCGACTGCCACACCGATGTTAATTTCCGGCAATAGATGAATGCCTTCATCCGTGAGTGTTGTGTTGAGGCGCGGATGTTCCCCCAAAGCGTTTGCGACGACTTTAACGAGCAGATCGGTGTAGGTGAGACTCACCTCTCTCGCCTGTAGCTTATCGTTGAGCATTCCACGGAGTTCGACGAAAGCCGTTGCGTCAACCTCTGTGTGGAGTGTGACGCTGGCGTTGGTTTGAAGACTCATGGTCATCCGTTCTGCGATAATTTCACGGATGCCCCCCATAGGAATAACCTCTGTCGCCTGTTGAAGAGCGGGTGCCTCTATAACAGGGGTTTCAGCGGCGGCTGCGCTCGCTTGCAACACATCGTCACGGACAATCCTGCCATCGGGTCCCGAACCGACGATTGAAACCAGATCGACGCCGTGCTCCTTCGCCAATCGCCGGGCAAGCGGTGATGCCTTCAGTCGTGTCGTTTCTTCGATTGGAGCGGGTCCTCTTAAGTCAATATATCGCTGGACATCGCTCTCAAGGATGCGTCCCCCGGGTCCAGAGGCTTTGACTTCGGTCAAATCAATAGCGAGTTTTTCGGCGAGTTGGCGTGCCGCTGGCGAGGCTTTCGGTTGAACAGTTGGCGTTGGTGGTGTTGCCTTGGGTTGTGCAGGTTGTACTGATGCTTGCGGTTCCGGTGGGGTGTCCACTTCGACTGTCCCCGTGTCCGCCTCAACGCGTGCCACTTTCTCTCCGGGTGCACCGATAATCGCTAACAGGGCGTTGACGGGGACATTGGCACCTTCCTCAGCCAGCAATTGCGCGATAACGCCATCCGTGGGGGATTCCTGCTCATGGACGACCTTATCGGTTTCAATCTCTAACAGCGGCTGTCCTTGTGTGACGGTATCGCCCTCCTTCACCAGCCATTTCCCGATTTTTCCCTTTGTCATCGTCTGATCCATCTGAAGCATTTTTAACTCAACTGCCATTTTTTCTCCTATTTTTCCTCATGAATGTCCTTCGATCAGTTCAATCAGTAGCTCAACATTCGCATCTTTTTCCAGAATCAGTGCAAATTTATGATACTCGTCGCCCTTGAAGATCGCCTGAATGAAGGGGCTCAACGCAATTAAGAGTTGGCTCCCCAAAAAGTTAAGCGGCTTACCGGTCTCTAAAAAGAGAATTGCGGGCGCGGTTAGACCGCGCCGGACAATCCATGTTGCAGCCTTTTCAAGCAGGGCGCGTTGCTCGGACTCAGGAATATCTTCAAGGACACGTGGGATTTCAGGGTTTGGATTGAACACAGCCAGCACCGAAGCCCTTACGCATACACAACCCTTAAATCTCTAAGTCGCTCAGGTAATCAGCGATCTGCTTGGGTTGTCCATCAAGCGTTGTTTCCATTGCGGCGATGACAAGCACGAAACTTTTGATATTGTCCTCAATCCGCGTATCAGAAGGTTCGCCACCATCGAGCCAGTTCAGGAATTCATCAAAGAGATGCTGATGTGCTTGGTAGGGAATTGCCGGTGCCTCATAGACTTCGGTCTCTCCCCCCACACGGTGGATCGTCATCTGGTTGCCGCCTGCGATTTCCACAGCACCCTCCTCAAACTCAGCGCGATAGTGTTCATGGTTCCAACAATTGACGATACCCGCCGATGAACTGTTGCCTTCATAAGAGGTATGGACACCGTTATCCATCCGCATTACATAGAAACCGCTGGAGTAATGCTGGAAACTCGACCATTCCGGATTCCATCCAAATCCGATTAAGGTTTCACAATCGCCACCGGAGAGGAACCGAAGCATGTCAAGATGATGAACAGAGCCTTCAAAAAGAAGCCCGAAATCCATATCGTGTCGCCACGCTTTGCCCCACGAAAGATAACGCCGATAATCGCACGCATATCTCCCGACAATGTGTTGCAGCCGTCCCAATCTACCCTCATCGCGGATACGAATCAATTCCTGTTTATTATCTGCATA contains:
- a CDS encoding Gfo/Idh/MocA family oxidoreductase, translated to MIGGSGMAGGWINNFTNNFSDRIEIVGLADVSTDVLTAQGEALGLGTSQLFTDFNEACAEVKADFCGIAVPPQFHSPAAIAAMENGMPVICEKPIADTLDAAKAMVHTAQKTGLPCAIIQNYRYADNKQELIRIRDEGRLGRLQHIVGRYACDYRRYLSWGKAWRHDMDFGLLFEGSVHHLDMLRFLSGGDCETLIGFGWNPEWSSFQHYSSGFYVMRMDNGVHTSYEGNSSSAGIVNCWNHEHYRAEFEEGAVEIAGGNQMTIHRVGGETEVYEAPAIPYQAHQHLFDEFLNWLDGGEPSDTRIEDNIKSFVLVIAAMETTLDGQPKQIADYLSDLEI
- a CDS encoding 2-oxo acid dehydrogenase subunit E2, coding for MAVELKMLQMDQTMTKGKIGKWLVKEGDTVTQGQPLLEIETDKVVHEQESPTDGVIAQLLAEEGANVPVNALLAIIGAPGEKVARVEADTGTVEVDTPPEPQASVQPAQPKATPPTPTVQPKASPAARQLAEKLAIDLTEVKASGPGGRILESDVQRYIDLRGPAPIEETTRLKASPLARRLAKEHGVDLVSIVGSGPDGRIVRDDVLQASAAAAETPVIEAPALQQATEVIPMGGIREIIAERMTMSLQTNASVTLHTEVDATAFVELRGMLNDKLQAREVSLTYTDLLVKVVANALGEHPRLNTTLTDEGIHLLPEINIGVAVALDDGLVVPVVRNADTERLSEISEQVRDFAERARSNQLTPSELQGGTFTITNLGNFGVDAFTPIINPPESAILGVGRILKKPVVHDDEIVVRSMLTLSLTFDHRVIDGAPAAQFLQTVSSYIQDPYLLLV
- a CDS encoding type II toxin-antitoxin system VapC family toxin, translating into MSGKYLLDTNVVIALFAGDLMVQEKVRNAEYIVAAPPVIGELCFGAQKSNKVTENLHKIDIFVQQSIVFPCDLETAQWYGIIKDRLRRKGRPIPNNDIWIAAIALQYDLILVTRDSHFDEVESLQTEYW